One segment of Paenibacillus sp. FSL R7-0337 DNA contains the following:
- a CDS encoding MarR family transcriptional regulator, with product MKKDAEEWINRYVDAYMVVTRQINSRLRDIFEEGLTTDQFLILRLISGQERCTSTYLAEAVAVGKSSITAIINRLDEAGMIQRTRDENDRRQVYLTMTEYGQSVYTSSEKQMQQVISPYFSHFEEDNIEQFITMFEKLAFLMQDTGGRSN from the coding sequence TTGAAGAAAGACGCAGAAGAATGGATTAACCGCTACGTAGATGCTTATATGGTCGTTACCAGGCAGATCAACTCGCGGCTCCGGGATATTTTTGAGGAAGGACTGACAACGGATCAATTCCTCATTCTCAGGCTGATCAGCGGGCAGGAGAGGTGTACCTCCACTTATCTGGCTGAGGCCGTAGCGGTCGGTAAAAGCTCAATCACGGCCATCATCAACCGGCTGGATGAAGCCGGAATGATTCAGCGGACCCGGGATGAGAATGACCGCAGGCAGGTGTATCTGACCATGACGGAGTACGGACAGAGCGTCTACACGAGCTCTGAGAAGCAGATGCAGCAGGTGATCTCCCCATACTTTTCCCACTTCGAGGAAGACAACATAGAGCAGTTTATTACCATGTTTGAGAAGCTGGCATTTCTGATGCAGGATACAGGGGGTAGAAGCAATTGA
- a CDS encoding MMPL family transporter — protein sequence MRTILKARWAVIAVWVAVAVVLFLTAPGMSDLVREKGQIAVPAGYTSSRAAEIMKEVAAAKDGETVHQVALVFHKPEGLTAADTESIKQGVEKLAGNKDSLKLGTITDPFSQPELKDTLIAKDGKTIMVALSVQGGEAAVKELPAKSAELLSNVTAEHYMTSEGLITEDTIASSEAGLKKSEYITVVFILLILFVVFRSFVAPFVPLLTVGLSYIVSQSIVAFLVDRFDFPLSTFTQIFMVAVMFGIGTDYCILLISRFKEELAQSEDTQSAIIATYRKAGGTVFYSGLAVFVGFVAIGLSKFMLYRSAVAVAVGIAVMLLALVTVVPFFMAVLGPKLFWPSRGKLEHSESRIWGAAGSFSLKRPWAALLIVAAVVAPFLLTYSGKLSFNSMDEIGPNYASVKGFNIISESFGPGESMPGKIVIKNDDRMDTAEYMGLAEKISRELEKVDGVKAVRSMSRPTGEQINDFLIPTQVATLSDGLDQSSEGLTKIQSGLSEASKQLKDNEPKLAEAASGSAKLTAGTAELKKGIDALGAGLTRIEEGIRSGGAGAGEIKAGLAQAAGSAKQLAQANAALLEGYKKIGSGLTALNGGLTGLQTQLQGVADALNGLGASFTGLEAAYPELLQDVNYQTIKGTVTQSGKGAAGLAGGLGQISAQLSGAAAGLTEANAGYSKAAAGQAALAKGLDQLVAGIGKLQSGLKQAADGQGQIVGKLPAITTGLTQLQGGQKQLADGFGELTGQLSQLTDGLTQSADGLGQITGGLSSAQDYLKQIQNAKDDELSGFLVPAEALKAKEMQQVFDTYLSGDRKVMTLDVVFAGNPYSAKAIDSVGQIQAAVDRAVAGTKLENAETAMSGVTSTYNDLQTISNEDYTRTVILMLSGIFIILVVLFRSMIMPLYIIASLLITYFTALGITEAIFVHLLNYSGITWTTPFFSFVMLIALGVDYSIFLMDRFNENKTWDVREAILHAMRNMGTVILSAVVILGGTFASMYPSGVLSMMQIATVVLSGLALYALVFLPFFVPVMVRMFGRANWWPFRPAAGDDHSKSLDM from the coding sequence TTGAGAACGATTTTGAAGGCAAGATGGGCGGTTATCGCAGTGTGGGTGGCTGTGGCAGTAGTCTTATTCCTCACGGCTCCCGGCATGTCAGATCTGGTTCGGGAGAAGGGTCAGATCGCTGTTCCGGCTGGCTACACCTCTTCGCGGGCTGCGGAGATTATGAAGGAGGTCGCTGCGGCCAAGGACGGGGAGACGGTGCATCAGGTAGCCCTGGTGTTCCATAAGCCGGAGGGGCTGACGGCCGCAGACACCGAGAGTATTAAGCAGGGTGTGGAGAAGCTGGCCGGGAACAAGGATTCCCTGAAGCTCGGCACGATTACAGATCCTTTCTCTCAACCGGAGCTGAAGGATACGCTTATTGCCAAGGATGGCAAGACGATTATGGTCGCATTGTCGGTGCAAGGCGGAGAAGCGGCGGTCAAGGAGCTGCCGGCCAAGTCTGCTGAGCTGCTAAGTAACGTCACTGCGGAGCATTATATGACCAGCGAAGGGCTGATTACGGAGGATACGATTGCCAGCTCGGAAGCCGGTCTGAAAAAGTCGGAATACATCACAGTCGTGTTTATTCTGCTGATACTGTTCGTGGTGTTCCGTTCGTTCGTGGCTCCGTTCGTGCCGCTGCTGACGGTGGGGCTGAGTTATATCGTGTCCCAGTCGATTGTCGCGTTCCTGGTGGACCGCTTCGACTTCCCGCTGTCGACCTTCACCCAGATCTTCATGGTGGCTGTCATGTTCGGGATCGGGACCGATTACTGTATCCTGCTGATCAGCCGGTTCAAGGAGGAGCTTGCCCAGTCGGAGGATACACAAAGCGCCATTATCGCCACTTACCGGAAGGCTGGTGGAACGGTGTTCTATTCAGGGCTGGCGGTCTTTGTAGGCTTCGTGGCCATCGGCTTGTCCAAGTTCATGCTCTACCGTTCGGCAGTGGCGGTGGCGGTCGGCATAGCAGTGATGCTGCTTGCACTGGTAACGGTCGTGCCGTTCTTCATGGCGGTCCTAGGTCCTAAGCTGTTCTGGCCATCCCGCGGCAAGCTGGAGCACAGTGAGAGCCGGATCTGGGGAGCAGCCGGTTCGTTCTCGCTGAAGAGACCCTGGGCTGCGCTGCTGATCGTTGCTGCGGTTGTGGCACCGTTCCTGCTTACCTACAGCGGGAAGCTGAGCTTCAATAGCATGGATGAGATTGGGCCTAACTATGCCTCGGTCAAAGGGTTCAATATTATATCCGAGAGTTTCGGTCCGGGTGAATCCATGCCGGGCAAGATTGTCATCAAGAATGACGACCGGATGGACACTGCTGAATATATGGGACTTGCCGAGAAAATCAGCCGCGAGCTGGAAAAGGTGGATGGCGTTAAGGCTGTGCGCAGCATGTCCCGGCCTACCGGGGAACAGATTAATGACTTCCTGATTCCTACTCAGGTTGCTACGCTGTCGGACGGTCTGGATCAGAGCAGTGAAGGGTTAACCAAGATCCAGAGCGGGCTGAGCGAAGCAAGCAAGCAGCTGAAGGACAATGAGCCTAAGCTTGCTGAAGCCGCCTCGGGCAGTGCGAAGCTTACAGCAGGAACGGCTGAGCTGAAAAAAGGCATTGATGCGCTGGGCGCAGGCTTAACACGAATCGAAGAAGGAATCCGCAGCGGCGGGGCCGGAGCGGGAGAGATTAAAGCGGGCCTTGCGCAGGCGGCAGGCAGTGCAAAGCAGCTGGCACAGGCCAATGCCGCGCTGCTCGAAGGCTACAAGAAGATCGGCAGCGGCCTGACCGCGCTGAACGGGGGCCTCACCGGTCTGCAGACACAGCTTCAAGGCGTGGCAGATGCGCTTAACGGTCTGGGAGCTTCATTCACCGGACTGGAAGCCGCCTATCCGGAGCTGCTACAGGATGTGAATTATCAGACGATCAAAGGTACAGTCACGCAGAGCGGTAAGGGAGCTGCGGGCCTTGCCGGAGGACTGGGCCAGATCTCGGCCCAGCTGAGCGGGGCGGCGGCCGGATTGACGGAGGCCAACGCCGGGTATTCCAAAGCGGCAGCAGGGCAGGCAGCGCTGGCGAAGGGGCTGGATCAGCTGGTAGCCGGTATCGGCAAGCTGCAATCCGGGCTGAAGCAGGCGGCTGACGGCCAGGGGCAGATTGTCGGCAAGCTTCCGGCGATTACTACCGGGCTTACACAGCTCCAGGGCGGGCAGAAGCAGCTTGCCGACGGGTTCGGCGAGCTTACAGGCCAGCTTAGCCAGCTGACGGACGGGCTGACGCAAAGTGCGGACGGTCTGGGACAAATCACCGGCGGCCTAAGCTCGGCGCAGGATTACCTCAAGCAGATTCAGAATGCTAAGGATGATGAGCTGAGTGGTTTCCTGGTTCCGGCAGAGGCGCTCAAGGCCAAGGAGATGCAGCAGGTATTCGATACCTATCTGTCCGGGGACCGCAAAGTCATGACCCTGGATGTGGTCTTCGCCGGAAATCCATACAGCGCGAAGGCTATTGACAGTGTCGGACAGATTCAGGCAGCGGTGGACCGTGCCGTAGCCGGCACCAAGCTGGAGAATGCGGAAACGGCCATGAGCGGCGTGACCAGCACCTACAATGATTTGCAGACCATCTCCAATGAAGATTACACGCGTACGGTCATTCTGATGCTAAGCGGTATTTTCATCATCCTGGTGGTGCTGTTCCGTTCGATGATTATGCCGCTGTACATCATTGCCTCATTGTTAATCACTTACTTTACGGCGCTGGGCATCACGGAAGCGATCTTCGTGCACCTGCTGAACTATTCGGGAATCACCTGGACGACGCCGTTCTTCAGCTTCGTTATGCTGATTGCCCTCGGGGTAGACTACAGCATCTTCCTGATGGACCGCTTCAATGAGAACAAAACCTGGGATGTGCGTGAAGCCATCCTGCACGCCATGCGCAATATGGGGACAGTGATTCTCTCGGCTGTAGTGATTCTGGGCGGTACCTTCGCCTCGATGTACCCGTCCGGGGTCCTGTCGATGATGCAGATTGCGACGGTTGTATTGTCAGGTCTGGCGCTGTATGCGCTGGTCTTCCTGCCGTTCTTCGTACCTGTTATGGTGCGGATGTTCGGGCGGGCTAACTGGTGGCCGTTCCGTCCGGCGGCCGGGGACGATCACTCGAAATCACTGGATATGTAA
- a CDS encoding sigma-70 family RNA polymerase sigma factor: MNTGQEDLVRRAQAGDSEVFIQLVKSQERRMYSMAKSMVRSDEDCADAMQETVLKAFKAISGLKEAAYFNTWLFRILINECNLILRRRERVVVMPNPPESVQAISSSAEEIDLRQAIGRLEEISGTIVKLHYYQGLTVPEIAGLLELSESAVKTRLHRARKTLQQSLEQAVERKVNG, encoded by the coding sequence TTGAACACCGGACAAGAGGATCTGGTCAGGCGTGCCCAGGCAGGTGACAGCGAGGTCTTCATCCAATTGGTGAAGAGTCAGGAGCGGCGGATGTACAGTATGGCCAAGTCCATGGTCAGGAGTGACGAGGATTGTGCAGATGCGATGCAAGAGACTGTACTGAAGGCTTTTAAAGCCATCTCAGGACTGAAAGAAGCGGCTTATTTCAACACATGGCTATTTCGTATTCTGATCAACGAATGCAACTTGATTCTGCGCAGACGGGAAAGGGTAGTCGTCATGCCCAATCCGCCGGAGAGCGTACAAGCCATATCTTCGTCCGCAGAAGAGATAGATCTGCGCCAGGCCATTGGCAGGCTCGAAGAGATATCAGGGACCATTGTTAAGCTGCATTATTATCAGGGGTTAACCGTGCCAGAGATTGCCGGGCTGCTTGAGCTGTCAGAGAGTGCGGTCAAGACCAGGCTGCACCGCGCCCGCAAGACGTTACAGCAATCCCTGGAGCAAGCTGTAGAAAGGAAGGTGAACGGATGA
- a CDS encoding DUF4179 domain-containing protein: protein MSQQRLESRLADLQEETLPELPELVHLRMEETYRIISEKDEVGLEAASEHQETLRRKRMPRWLSRVMISAASVAGGLVLLISLGFISPAMAETLKQLPFMSSVFQLAGDSGLRKANEAGLTTNVQQTVTQDGMTLTVSEQMYDGSRLSLVMTRSKGVYAHKSFSDTWAIPDPETGRLNRPMDFYVNGELVNTGVKIAPGGQEASDSVIITTLNSGNLKLPGTFDFKMSVYLPGFADPFIFEFPVTRQVLEGVVLTPDILKTHDHINLMIKRLEVSTTSTLLVAELQGEAGAGIQAIEANIPDKYKVNGHFPVYFELSDEQGREVRGLGGEGGTGEGNILSYTFNYEPFETIPARIIIKPTIWKDGQKRYIPELEITVPVK, encoded by the coding sequence ATGAGCCAGCAGCGGTTGGAGAGCAGGCTGGCAGACCTTCAGGAAGAGACTCTTCCTGAACTGCCGGAGCTTGTGCATCTGCGTATGGAGGAGACGTACCGGATCATCAGTGAAAAGGATGAGGTTGGCTTGGAGGCGGCTTCAGAGCATCAGGAGACGCTCAGACGTAAAAGAATGCCCCGGTGGCTGTCCCGGGTGATGATCAGTGCAGCATCTGTGGCCGGAGGGCTGGTGCTCCTGATTAGCCTGGGATTCATCTCCCCGGCCATGGCAGAGACCTTGAAGCAGTTACCGTTCATGTCAAGCGTATTCCAGCTTGCAGGAGATTCCGGGCTGCGTAAAGCAAACGAAGCAGGGTTAACCACAAATGTCCAGCAGACCGTTACACAGGACGGGATGACGCTAACCGTATCAGAACAAATGTATGACGGAAGCCGTCTGTCGCTGGTGATGACCCGGTCGAAGGGCGTGTATGCGCACAAGTCTTTTTCAGATACATGGGCTATCCCTGATCCAGAGACAGGCCGCCTTAACCGCCCCATGGATTTTTATGTAAACGGAGAGCTTGTTAATACGGGAGTGAAGATTGCACCCGGCGGGCAGGAGGCCTCCGATTCTGTCATTATTACAACTCTAAATTCAGGGAATTTGAAGCTTCCGGGCACCTTTGATTTCAAAATGTCTGTCTATCTTCCCGGGTTTGCCGACCCGTTCATTTTTGAGTTCCCCGTAACCCGCCAAGTATTGGAGGGCGTCGTTCTTACACCGGATATCCTGAAAACTCATGATCACATTAATCTGATGATTAAACGGCTGGAGGTAAGTACTACTTCAACTCTGCTGGTGGCAGAATTACAAGGAGAAGCCGGGGCGGGCATTCAGGCTATAGAAGCAAACATTCCGGACAAATATAAGGTGAATGGCCACTTCCCGGTCTATTTTGAGCTTTCAGACGAGCAAGGGCGGGAAGTTAGGGGACTCGGCGGCGAAGGCGGGACGGGCGAAGGCAATATCTTATCCTACACTTTTAATTATGAACCGTTTGAGACGATCCCGGCCCGCATTATCATTAAGCCTACCATTTGGAAAGATGGACAGAAGCGGTACATTCCTGAGCTGGAGATCACTGTTCCGGTAAAATAG